A genome region from Sphingobacteriaceae bacterium GW460-11-11-14-LB5 includes the following:
- a CDS encoding glyoxalase, whose amino-acid sequence MAQNKIENLPAVLNHIAVYVADLSKATTFYESVFNLKIIPEPFKDNRHTWFSLGSAGQLHLIQGAKGNEVFDKNGHLCFSVPSVDDFVKKLNAKNISFEDWAGKEKGITLRVDGVKQIYFKDPDGHWLEVNDAR is encoded by the coding sequence ATGGCGCAAAATAAAATCGAAAATTTACCTGCTGTTTTAAATCATATTGCAGTTTATGTGGCTGATTTGAGCAAAGCAACCACTTTTTACGAAAGTGTGTTCAACCTTAAAATCATTCCCGAACCTTTTAAAGATAACCGCCATACCTGGTTTAGTTTAGGCTCAGCCGGACAATTACATTTAATCCAGGGTGCAAAAGGAAATGAAGTTTTCGATAAAAACGGACATTTATGTTTCAGTGTTCCATCTGTTGACGATTTTGTAAAAAAACTGAATGCCAAAAATATCAGCTTTGAGGATTGGGCCGGGAAAGAGAAAGGAATCACATTACGCGTAGATGGCGTAAAGCAGATTTATTTTAAAGATCCCGATGGACATTGGCTGGAAGTAAACGATGCCAGATAA
- a CDS encoding serine hydrolase → MKLKYFYAFILIVGLITQSKAQNEKAEADFRQIMEKFSAVGAAVAVVKDGKIIYTHAFGLKDLENKKPLTEQDIFRIASISKSFSATSIMQLVEAGKISLDDDFGDLVGFKIRNPKFPDNKITLKMALSHTSSLNDSQGYLNLDVINPAKNPNWAKCYNDYAPGSKFDYCNLNFNLIGTIIEKKSGERFDNYVKNHVLKPLGLYAGYCVDSLDSTRFVNLYEYHADTKTYTLSPMAYAPRRAEIANYIMGYSTPVFSPTGGMKISATDLAKYMIMHMNYGRSNGVQIISKKSAKKMQTALTDEEGYGLAIRTADQLIPGVKLKGHTGSAYGLFSTMFFNPKEKFGFVIITNGINATYTDGFPDFSRAAINSLYQAFIN, encoded by the coding sequence ATGAAACTTAAATATTTTTATGCATTTATCCTGATCGTTGGTTTAATCACGCAATCAAAAGCGCAAAATGAAAAAGCTGAAGCAGATTTCAGGCAAATCATGGAGAAATTTAGTGCGGTAGGAGCTGCTGTAGCCGTGGTTAAAGATGGCAAGATCATTTATACCCATGCTTTTGGCTTAAAAGATTTAGAAAATAAAAAGCCTTTAACCGAGCAGGATATTTTCAGGATTGCTTCGATCTCTAAATCTTTTTCGGCAACATCCATTATGCAACTGGTAGAAGCAGGTAAAATTTCTTTAGATGATGATTTTGGTGATCTGGTGGGATTTAAAATCAGGAACCCAAAATTTCCAGATAACAAAATTACCTTAAAAATGGCTTTGTCACATACTTCAAGTTTAAACGATTCGCAGGGTTATTTAAACCTGGATGTGATTAATCCGGCTAAAAACCCAAACTGGGCCAAATGTTATAACGATTATGCTCCTGGAAGCAAATTTGATTATTGCAACCTGAATTTTAACCTGATTGGCACCATCATCGAAAAGAAATCGGGTGAACGCTTTGATAATTATGTGAAAAACCACGTATTGAAACCATTAGGACTTTACGCCGGTTATTGCGTCGATTCTTTAGATAGTACACGTTTTGTTAATTTATATGAGTATCATGCCGATACGAAGACTTATACACTCTCACCAATGGCATATGCGCCACGAAGGGCAGAAATTGCAAATTATATCATGGGTTATAGTACACCTGTTTTTTCACCCACAGGGGGCATGAAGATTTCGGCAACTGATTTAGCTAAATACATGATCATGCACATGAATTATGGTCGATCAAATGGTGTGCAGATCATTAGTAAAAAGAGTGCAAAAAAGATGCAGACTGCCTTAACTGATGAGGAAGGATATGGCCTTGCCATCAGGACTGCTGACCAGCTTATTCCAGGTGTAAAACTGAAAGGACATACAGGTTCAGCTTATGGCCTGTTCAGCACCATGTTTTTTAATCCGAAAGAAAAGTTTGGCTTCGTTATCATTACAAACGGTATAAACGCCACTTATACCGATGGCTTCCCTGATTTTAGCAGGGCGGCTATCAATAGTTTATATCAGGCCTTTATTAATTAA